Proteins found in one Magnolia sinica isolate HGM2019 chromosome 5, MsV1, whole genome shotgun sequence genomic segment:
- the LOC131246350 gene encoding pentatricopeptide repeat-containing protein At5g65560-like, whose amino-acid sequence MLLLQKRPQKPFHGFLVSCFLSSPFSSNPNLQSPQPLPQNPRFNDPDPISDSETPPITIRSISSLLIDTSQRSRNLDALLHDFKPHLNSTLVLKILMNYKHLGRSATLDFFSWAASELSFDLDDSVIEYVADFLGRRKLFDDLRCLLWAVLSAKGRVSCRTVSICIRFLGRHGRTREALSLFKTIEFEFNCVPDNMVFNNMLYVLCKKESPGDLIDIAFAIFKRIEHPDVFSYSNILVGLCRCGKLERAISVFSEMGKNGLVPTRTAINHLVGELCTLSMKEERIEKVRVRDCRRPFDILVPNIGARDSLRPALEVFLAGCDMGIFPSAFVVSRLVSELCRLRNMEEAVEVLKVVGDRKMSCVEDCYVLVIQVLCKARRIKEACDLYERMVSCGLNPKLEIYRSIICTLCKMGNVSEAEKYFEIMNRKRCTPDSVMFTVLIHAYCGIQNWEAAYGLLMEMLGLGWCPHHHTHSLVDSLLKQQGRDDLMLKLEGKLETQMLHKYCKMGKLQEAYNKLNLMLERGFYPPIYTREVFERAFERSSKKKMARELLEKMDKVVIGSNPQT is encoded by the coding sequence ATGCTCCTCCTACAGAAAAGACCTCAAAAACCTTTCCATGGATTCCTTGTCTCCTGCTTCCTTTCATCCCCATTCTCCTCAAACCCTAATCTCCAATCCCCACAACCCCTCCCCCAAAACCCTAGATTCAACGACCCCGATCCCATCTCCGATTCGGAAACCCCACCCATCACCATCCGATCCATCTCTTCCCTACTCATAGACACGTCTCAACGGTCTCGAAACCTCGATGCCTTGCTCCATGACTTCAAGCCCCATCTCAACTCAACCCTAGTCCTGAAAATCCTGATGAATTACAAACACCTGGGCAGATCCGCTACTCTTGATTTCTTCTCATGGGCCGCATCTGAATTGAGCTTTGACCTCGACGATTCCGTGATCGAGTACGTGGCTGATTTCCTGGGCCGTCGGAAGCTCTTCGATGATCTCAGGTGCTTGCTGTGGGCCGTCTTATCGGCAAAGGGCCGGGTCTCGTGCCGAACAGTCTCAATCTGTATCCGGTTCTTGGGTCGGCATGGGCGGACCCGAGAAGCCCTCTCCTTGTTCAAAACGATCGAATTCGAATTCAATTGCGTTCCGGATAATATGGTTTTTAACaacatgttgtatgtgttgtgtAAGAAGGAGAGTCCGGGTGACTTGATCGACATTGCGTTTGCAATATTTAAGAGAATCGAGCATCCAGACGTGTTTTCTTACAGCAATATTCTCGTGGGCCTTTGTAGATGTGGGAAATTGGAGAGAGCCATCAGTGTTTTTTCCGAAATGGGTAAGAACGGTTTGGTCCCAACGAGGACCGCCATTAACCATCTTGTGGGAGAATTGTGTACATTGAGTATGAAAGAGGAGCGTATTGAGAAGGTTAGGGTGAGGGATTGTCGTAGGCCATTTGATATTCTAGTGCCGAATATCGGTGCAAGGGATAGCTTGCGGCCTGCTCTTGAGGTTTTTTTGGCTGGTTGTGACATGGGTATCTTTCCTAGTGCATTTGTTGTCAGTCGGCTTGTTTCAGAGCTTTGTCGATTAAGGAATATGGAAGAAGCTGTAGAGGTTTTGAAGGTTGTTGGGGACAGGAAGATGAGTTGTGTTGAAGATTGTTATGTGCTTGTCATACAGGTTTTATGTAAAGCTCGTAGGATCAAAGAAGCTTGTGATTTGTATGAAAGGATGGTTTCCTGTGGATTGAATCCTAAGCTTGAGATCTATCGTTCAATCATTTGCACTCTGTGTAAAATGGGGAATGTGAGTGAAGCAGAGAAGTACTTTGAGATTATGAACAGGAAAAGGTGCACACCTGATAGTGTGATGTTTACTGTGTTAATTCATGCATACTGTGGTATTCAAAATTGGGAGGCAGCATATGGGCTGTTGATGGAGATGTTGGGTTTGGGATGGTGTCCGCATCACCACACTCATAGTCTGGTGGACAGCCTTCTGAAACAACAAGGGCGGGATGATTTGATGCTGAAGTTGGAGGGGAAGCTGGAAACTCAGATGTTACACAAATATTGCAAAatgggtaagcttcaagaagcaTATAATAAGCTGAACTTGATGCTTGAAAGGGGATTTTACCCACCAATCTACACAAGAGAGGTTTTTGAACGGGCATTTGAGAGATCTAGCAAGAAGAAGATGGCTCGGGAATTGTTAGAGAAAATGGACAAAGTTGTTATTGGAAGTAACCCCCAGACCTAA
- the LOC131246351 gene encoding serine/threonine-protein kinase Nek5-like isoform X2, which translates to MDKYEVVEEIGESRLMLVRHETDKKKYVLKRIRLGGRTEKCKLSAYREMALIARIQNPFLVEYKEVWIGKGCYLCIVMDYCEGGDMADIIKKAKGSLFPESKLCKWFVQLLLAVDCLHSNHVLHGNLKCSNIVLTKDLEVRLGDYGFAKLLNDADSSSNDAVCLKLQHINLLSGHLKSLIKSMLRKNPDQRPTAAELLKHPHLQKYIAECISPPSFISCPSPMRKTISAHRQRDTLTINPYSNSLSSDRESSLCSVLSRELHSTDVIECANHALHPQPINSSGDKNIPTAPNHVESDTWKDQENNTPISSASTNSAKGTLLESLPRSNNTYQFPQLPPSVSDESKLTRCRDASTNMEVSYKCDHVVSTSTNYQERAEALESLLELCALLLQQRKLNELAGVLKPFGKDGASPRETAIWLTKSMKVVGEEQCSNRDGLLKQ; encoded by the exons ATGGATAAGTATGAAGTGGTTGAAGAAATTGGAGAGAGCAGATTGATGTTGGTGCGTCATGAAACAGATAAAAAGAA gtATGTTTTGAAGAGGATTCGGCTAGGTGGGCGGACGGAAAAATGCAAATTATCTGCTTACAGAGAG ATGGCTTTAATTGCAAGGATTCAAAACCCATTTCTTGTGGAGTACAAGGAAGTATGGATAGGAAAG GGTTGCTATCTATGCATTGTAATGGACTACTGTGAAGGTGGTGACAT GGCTGACATCATTAAGAAGGCCAAAGGATCGTTGTTTCCTGAATCG AAGCTCTGTAAATGGTTTGTGCAGTTGCTTCTGGCTGTGGATTGCCTGCACTCAAACCATGTCCTTCACGGAAATTTGAAG TGCTCCAACATAGTCCTAACAAAGGATCTGGAAGTTCGGCTTG GTGATTATGGATTTGCAAAGTTACTGAATGATGCTGATTCCTCTTCTAAT GATGCTGTATGTTTGAAATTACAGCACATCAACCTGCTTTCAGGTCATCT GAAGAGTCTGATAAAGAGCATGCTAAGGAAAAACCCAGATCAAAGACCAACA GCTGCAGAGCTCTTGAAGCATCCTCATTTGCAGAAGTACATTGCCGAATGTATCTCACCACCATCCTTCATCTCATGTCCTTCTCCAATGAGAAAAACTATCAGTGCACATCGGCAAAGAGACACTCTGACAATCAACCCCTACAGTAATAGCTTGAGCTCAGACAGGGAGAGCTCACTCTGCTCAGTTCTGAGCAGGGAACTGCATTCGACGGACGTGATTGAATGCGCCAACCATGCCCTCCACCCACAACCAATCAATAGTTCAGGCGACAAAAACATTCCCACTGCTCCAAATCATGTTGAATCTGATACTTGGAAAGACCAAGAAAACAACACACCAATTAGTTCAGCCTCTACCAATTCTGCAAAAGGCACCTTGTTAGAATCTTTACCCAGATCCAATAATACTTACCAATTTCCTCAGCTCCCACCTTCAGTATCCGATGAATCAAAACTCACTAGATGCAGAGATGCTTCAACTAATATGGAAGTTTCTTATAAATGCGATCATGTAGTATCAACTTCTACAAATTATCAAGAACGTGCAGAAGCATTGGAGTCTCTCTTGGAGCTGTGTGCGCTGCTGCTTCAGCAGCGGAAGCTCAATGAACTAGCAGGTGTGTTGAAGCCATTCGGGAAGGACGGAGCTTCCCCGAGGGAGACTGCTATCTGGTTGACAAAGAGTATGAAAGTGGTTGGCGAAGAACAATGCAGTAAcagagatggattgttgaagcaATAG
- the LOC131246351 gene encoding serine/threonine-protein kinase Nek5-like isoform X1: MDKYEVVEEIGESRLMLVRHETDKKKYVLKRIRLGGRTEKCKLSAYREMALIARIQNPFLVEYKEVWIGKGCYLCIVMDYCEGGDMADIIKKAKGSLFPESKLCKWFVQLLLAVDCLHSNHVLHGNLKCSNIVLTKDLEVRLGDYGFAKLLNDADSSSNVLGTPNSMCPELLADIPYSFKSDIWSLGCCMFEITAHQPAFRSSDMPGLISKIRRSSISALPSVYSPSMKSLIKSMLRKNPDQRPTAAELLKHPHLQKYIAECISPPSFISCPSPMRKTISAHRQRDTLTINPYSNSLSSDRESSLCSVLSRELHSTDVIECANHALHPQPINSSGDKNIPTAPNHVESDTWKDQENNTPISSASTNSAKGTLLESLPRSNNTYQFPQLPPSVSDESKLTRCRDASTNMEVSYKCDHVVSTSTNYQERAEALESLLELCALLLQQRKLNELAGVLKPFGKDGASPRETAIWLTKSMKVVGEEQCSNRDGLLKQ; encoded by the exons ATGGATAAGTATGAAGTGGTTGAAGAAATTGGAGAGAGCAGATTGATGTTGGTGCGTCATGAAACAGATAAAAAGAA gtATGTTTTGAAGAGGATTCGGCTAGGTGGGCGGACGGAAAAATGCAAATTATCTGCTTACAGAGAG ATGGCTTTAATTGCAAGGATTCAAAACCCATTTCTTGTGGAGTACAAGGAAGTATGGATAGGAAAG GGTTGCTATCTATGCATTGTAATGGACTACTGTGAAGGTGGTGACAT GGCTGACATCATTAAGAAGGCCAAAGGATCGTTGTTTCCTGAATCG AAGCTCTGTAAATGGTTTGTGCAGTTGCTTCTGGCTGTGGATTGCCTGCACTCAAACCATGTCCTTCACGGAAATTTGAAG TGCTCCAACATAGTCCTAACAAAGGATCTGGAAGTTCGGCTTG GTGATTATGGATTTGCAAAGTTACTGAATGATGCTGATTCCTCTTCTAAT GTGTTAGGAACTCCCAACTCCATGTGCCCTGAACTCCTTGCGGATATTCCATACAGCTTCAAGTCTGATATCTGGTCTCTAG GATGCTGTATGTTTGAAATTACAGCACATCAACCTGCTTTCAGGTCATCT GACATGCCTGGCCTTATAAGTAAGATACGTCGTTCATCCATTAGTGCACTTCCCAGTGTATATTCTCCATCTAT GAAGAGTCTGATAAAGAGCATGCTAAGGAAAAACCCAGATCAAAGACCAACA GCTGCAGAGCTCTTGAAGCATCCTCATTTGCAGAAGTACATTGCCGAATGTATCTCACCACCATCCTTCATCTCATGTCCTTCTCCAATGAGAAAAACTATCAGTGCACATCGGCAAAGAGACACTCTGACAATCAACCCCTACAGTAATAGCTTGAGCTCAGACAGGGAGAGCTCACTCTGCTCAGTTCTGAGCAGGGAACTGCATTCGACGGACGTGATTGAATGCGCCAACCATGCCCTCCACCCACAACCAATCAATAGTTCAGGCGACAAAAACATTCCCACTGCTCCAAATCATGTTGAATCTGATACTTGGAAAGACCAAGAAAACAACACACCAATTAGTTCAGCCTCTACCAATTCTGCAAAAGGCACCTTGTTAGAATCTTTACCCAGATCCAATAATACTTACCAATTTCCTCAGCTCCCACCTTCAGTATCCGATGAATCAAAACTCACTAGATGCAGAGATGCTTCAACTAATATGGAAGTTTCTTATAAATGCGATCATGTAGTATCAACTTCTACAAATTATCAAGAACGTGCAGAAGCATTGGAGTCTCTCTTGGAGCTGTGTGCGCTGCTGCTTCAGCAGCGGAAGCTCAATGAACTAGCAGGTGTGTTGAAGCCATTCGGGAAGGACGGAGCTTCCCCGAGGGAGACTGCTATCTGGTTGACAAAGAGTATGAAAGTGGTTGGCGAAGAACAATGCAGTAAcagagatggattgttgaagcaATAG